From the genome of Psychroserpens ponticola, one region includes:
- a CDS encoding AAA family ATPase, producing MNEDIENTNSDNLRYAPPMSEASSTAVSGQNIDVLIENIGKVVKGHREQIIQIITCLIAKGHILLEDNPGSGKTVLAKTLAYSLSGENEHSDFKRIQFTPDLLPMDLIGTHLYDEGNKDFIFKKGPLFSNILLADEINRASPKVQSALLECMAENQISIGDQTYKLEDLFFVIATQNPIEMEGTYPLPNAQLDRFFMKINFGYVTEEVELEIYKKQLEIQKSQDSVEAVLNMKDVLMLRSQAEEVHVADEIIVGINNIVRNTREHSGIILGASIRAGIILLKCLRAYAVIHKRNYVIEDDLASLAKPVLQHRLLFKNLGAETNAVNSIVKSEIDRLSRLNLRR from the coding sequence AGCAAGTTCTACAGCTGTCTCTGGGCAAAACATAGATGTATTAATTGAAAATATTGGGAAGGTTGTTAAAGGACATAGAGAACAGATCATTCAAATAATTACCTGTTTAATTGCTAAAGGACATATTTTATTAGAAGATAATCCAGGTTCTGGTAAAACCGTTTTGGCAAAAACTTTAGCATATTCACTTTCTGGTGAGAATGAGCATTCTGATTTTAAAAGAATTCAATTTACTCCAGATCTTTTACCTATGGACTTAATAGGAACACATTTATATGATGAAGGTAACAAAGATTTCATTTTCAAAAAAGGACCTTTATTCTCTAATATATTATTAGCAGATGAAATAAACAGAGCGTCACCAAAAGTTCAATCTGCACTGCTGGAATGTATGGCAGAAAACCAAATCTCAATTGGAGACCAAACCTACAAACTAGAAGATCTTTTTTTCGTAATTGCAACGCAAAACCCTATTGAAATGGAAGGAACTTATCCGCTACCAAACGCACAATTGGATCGCTTCTTTATGAAGATAAATTTTGGATATGTTACTGAAGAAGTCGAGCTTGAAATTTATAAAAAACAATTAGAAATCCAAAAATCACAGGATTCTGTCGAGGCAGTTTTAAATATGAAAGATGTATTAATGCTTAGAAGTCAAGCCGAAGAAGTACATGTAGCTGACGAAATTATTGTAGGCATTAACAATATTGTTCGAAATACTAGAGAGCACTCAGGAATTATTCTAGGTGCTTCAATTAGAGCCGGAATTATCCTTTTAAAATGTTTAAGAGCATATGCCGTAATTCATAAACGTAATTATGTAATTGAAGATGATTTAGCTTCATTAGCAAAACCAGTACTTCAACACAGACTTCTTTTTAAAAATCTTGGAGCCGAAACGAATGCTGTAAATAGTATCGTTAAATCTGAAATAGATCGTTTGTCTAGACTTAATTTAAGGAGGTAA